In Lactiplantibacillus brownii, a single genomic region encodes these proteins:
- a CDS encoding ParA family protein has product MKIITFTAIKGGVGKTTLTLNYGDWLAKHGKKVLLIDLDHQCNLTTVFEKTRRNNTIAEAFKENDNAQKVKIDSVGPNLDLIAGFIDLDVLGSYLENNSNKEMMLFMWVKNNSDSLSLTDYDYILIDTHPDFSTITKNAIAISNYLLSPITPSEHGYNAKFDLETRLEKFRKSLFDYRTGETYVDAKLFFIGNMIRHNTSMSRDLLKHIEGDETVATIFPERELFNKATARHASIFELANHDESILKQNQKFIEHADHLFQELANKTK; this is encoded by the coding sequence ATGAAGATTATTACTTTTACTGCTATCAAGGGTGGTGTTGGTAAAACAACCTTGACTTTAAATTATGGTGATTGGTTAGCCAAACATGGTAAGAAGGTTCTATTAATCGATTTAGACCATCAGTGCAATTTAACAACCGTTTTTGAAAAGACACGACGAAACAATACCATCGCTGAAGCGTTTAAAGAAAATGACAATGCTCAAAAAGTAAAAATTGACAGTGTCGGACCGAATCTAGATTTAATAGCCGGTTTTATAGACCTAGATGTTTTAGGAAGTTATCTAGAAAATAACAGTAACAAAGAAATGATGTTGTTCATGTGGGTTAAAAACAACTCTGATTCATTAAGCTTAACCGACTATGACTATATCTTAATTGATACGCACCCAGATTTTAGCACCATCACTAAAAACGCTATTGCTATCAGTAATTACCTGCTTAGTCCCATTACACCCAGTGAACATGGCTACAATGCCAAGTTTGACCTAGAAACACGACTCGAAAAATTCAGAAAATCACTTTTTGATTATCGAACTGGCGAAACTTACGTTGACGCAAAGCTTTTCTTTATCGGTAATATGATTAGACATAATACAAGCATGTCTCGCGATTTGCTAAAACACATAGAAGGCGATGAAACAGTCGCAACTATATTTCCTGAAAGAGAGCTCTTTAATAAAGCTACTGCAAGACACGCTTCAATATTTGAATTAGCCAATCATGATGAATCCATTTTAAAGCAAAATCAAAAGTTCATAGAACACGCCGATCATCTTTTTCAAGAATTAGCAAATAAAACCAAGTAA
- a CDS encoding ribbon-helix-helix domain-containing protein, translating into MSLDSFNHKKDEEMRESYETTLKDNKKDAVAFLKNISRKEVERKRSVTFSITESQLKKMDTAARKNGFKNRSEFLASIIDAI; encoded by the coding sequence ATGAGTTTAGATTCATTCAATCATAAAAAAGACGAAGAAATGAGAGAAAGTTACGAAACTACATTGAAAGACAACAAGAAAGATGCAGTCGCATTTTTGAAAAATATCAGCCGAAAGGAAGTAGAGCGTAAGCGATCAGTTACCTTCTCAATTACTGAAAGCCAACTAAAAAAAATGGATACGGCTGCCCGAAAAAACGGATTTAAAAATCGTTCAGAATTCTTAGCTTCAATCATAGATGCAATTTAG